A genomic stretch from Nitrobacter winogradskyi Nb-255 includes:
- a CDS encoding TonB-dependent receptor domain-containing protein: MTQGTVVPTVYSNAGEVLHPYLTKQTEVGVKYDFGTFIATAAVFEFEKQNTIVVPDGSSGPGRLAIDGKQRHRGVEISFFGEPYEGVRLLGGVTYSDARMIATQGGTLDGTFVTGVSRWQGNLGAEWDTPFLDGLTFTGRMIATGSQYASTNNTLRMPGWTRFDVGARYTTTALGNPLTIRGGIENVLGTKYWSQVSGSIFSLGAPRIFKLSATIDF, translated from the coding sequence TTGACGCAAGGAACAGTCGTTCCCACTGTTTACAGCAATGCAGGGGAGGTATTGCATCCCTATTTAACCAAGCAAACGGAAGTTGGCGTAAAGTACGATTTTGGAACGTTCATCGCCACGGCTGCCGTGTTCGAGTTTGAGAAGCAAAACACCATAGTTGTTCCGGATGGGTCAAGCGGCCCCGGTCGTCTGGCGATCGACGGCAAACAGCGCCATCGCGGCGTTGAAATCAGCTTCTTCGGCGAGCCCTACGAGGGCGTCCGACTGCTGGGCGGCGTTACCTATAGCGACGCCAGAATGATCGCGACACAAGGTGGAACCCTTGATGGCACATTTGTCACCGGCGTTTCCAGATGGCAGGGTAATCTTGGCGCAGAATGGGATACACCGTTCCTGGATGGTCTGACCTTCACAGGAAGAATGATCGCGACCGGATCACAATATGCCAGCACGAACAACACACTGAGAATGCCGGGCTGGACACGCTTCGACGTCGGTGCCCGCTACACGACGACGGCTCTCGGAAATCCGCTCACCATTCGCGGAGGTATCGAGAACGTACTTGGTACGAAATATTGGTCTCAAGTATCCGGTAGCATTTTCTCATTGGGAGCCCCGCGCATATTCAAGTTGTCGGCGACTATAGACTTCTGA
- a CDS encoding IS3 family transposase (programmed frameshift) — protein MRQKSGPGKAPAEQVLKDIRRQTRRHYSAEEKIRIVLEGLRGEENISELCRREGIAASMYYGWSKEFLEAGKRRLAGDTARAATSGEVKDLRREASALKEVVADLTLENRLPKKKHERGWGERGMRYPASEKAEIIALVEQSHLPAKRTLDKLGIPRATFYRWYDRYRAGGIEALADHRSRPDRVWNRIPDDVRGQIIDLALELPELSPRELAVRFTDERKYFVSEASVYRLLKAHDLITSPAYVVIKAANEFKDKTTAANQLWQTDFTYLKITGWGWYYLSTVLDDFSRYIVAWRLGPTMCASDVTATLDQALAASGLDHVSVRQRPRLLSDNGSSYVADDLATWLRAKDMQHVRGAPYHPQTQGKIERWHQTLKNRILLENYYLPDDLKRQVAAFVEHYNHDRYHESIGNVTPADVYFGRAETILAERHRIKRDTIANRRLQHQLQAA, from the exons ATGAGACAGAAATCCGGACCAGGCAAAGCGCCGGCAGAACAGGTGCTGAAGGACATCCGACGGCAGACGCGCCGGCATTATTCGGCGGAGGAGAAGATCCGTATCGTGCTGGAAGGACTGCGCGGCGAGGAGAACATCTCCGAGCTTTGCCGCCGCGAAGGCATCGCCGCCTCGATGTATTACGGTTGGTCCAAGGAGTTCCTGGAAGCCGGCAAGCGCCGGTTGGCGGGCGACACGGCACGTGCCGCAACCTCTGGCGAGGTGAAAGATCTTCGTCGGGAAGCCTCGGCGTTGAAGGAAGTCGTCGCCGATCTCACCCTGGAGAACCGTCTGC CTAAAAAAAAGCATGAACGGGGATGGGGAGAACGAGGCATGAGGTATCCTGCGTCCGAGAAAGCCGAGATCATCGCGTTGGTGGAGCAGTCGCATTTGCCGGCCAAACGCACGCTGGACAAGCTCGGCATCCCCCGCGCCACGTTTTATAGATGGTACGATCGCTACCGCGCGGGCGGCATTGAGGCCCTGGCAGATCACCGCTCTCGACCGGATCGGGTCTGGAATCGTATCCCGGATGACGTCCGCGGCCAGATCATCGACCTGGCATTGGAGCTTCCGGAACTATCGCCGCGAGAGCTCGCCGTGCGGTTTACCGACGAGAGAAAGTACTTTGTCTCGGAGGCTTCGGTCTATCGGCTGCTGAAGGCGCACGACCTCATCACCAGTCCGGCCTATGTAGTGATCAAGGCGGCGAACGAGTTCAAGGACAAGACCACCGCCGCCAACCAGCTCTGGCAGACCGACTTCACCTACCTGAAGATCACCGGCTGGGGCTGGTACTATCTATCGACGGTGCTCGACGACTTCTCGCGCTACATCGTCGCCTGGAGGTTAGGTCCCACGATGTGTGCCTCCGACGTCACGGCTACGCTCGATCAGGCACTGGCCGCCTCTGGTCTGGATCACGTCAGCGTCAGGCAGCGGCCCCGGCTTCTCAGCGACAATGGTTCGAGTTACGTCGCGGATGATCTGGCCACGTGGCTCAGGGCCAAGGACATGCAGCATGTGCGCGGAGCGCCGTATCATCCTCAGACTCAGGGCAAGATCGAGCGTTGGCATCAAACGTTGAAGAACCGCATCCTGCTTGAGAACTACTATTTACCGGACGACCTCAAACGTCAGGTCGCCGCGTTCGTCGAACACTATAATCATGACCGCTACCACGAGAGCATCGGCAACGTTACACCTGCCGACGTCTACTTCGGCAGGGCTGAGACAATCCTCGCCGAACGACACCGCATCAAGCGCGACACCATCGCAAACCGTCGCTTGCAGCATCAGCTGCAGGCCGCTTAA
- a CDS encoding ArdC family protein, translating into MKSDVYTRITDQIVAELEKGVRPWHKPWNAGHVAGPISRPLRSCGKPYSGINIVMLWATAMERGYSAPIWMTFRQALELGAHVRKGEKGALVVFASKITRTEQDDSGQAHEREIPFLKGYTVFNVEQIDDLPAHYTASTAPRLNAEQRIARAEGFFAATRADIRHGGNSAHYVPSLDYIQMPPFESFRDAAAYYATLAHECTHWTRHEKRLDRDLGRKRFGDQGYAMEELVAELGAAFLCADLDLVPQIRDDHAPYIAGWLKVLKDDKRAIFTAASHAQRAADFLTGLQPVVAQTAEAA; encoded by the coding sequence ATGAAATCAGACGTTTATACTCGCATCACGGATCAGATCGTGGCCGAGCTGGAGAAGGGCGTCAGGCCTTGGCACAAGCCTTGGAATGCAGGGCATGTGGCGGGGCCGATCAGCAGGCCGCTGCGGTCCTGCGGCAAGCCGTACAGCGGCATCAATATCGTGATGCTGTGGGCGACCGCGATGGAGCGCGGTTATAGCGCCCCGATCTGGATGACCTTCCGGCAGGCGCTTGAGCTTGGCGCGCATGTACGCAAGGGCGAGAAGGGAGCGCTTGTCGTTTTTGCCAGCAAGATCACCCGCACCGAGCAGGATGACAGCGGGCAAGCGCACGAGCGCGAGATTCCGTTCCTCAAGGGCTACACCGTCTTCAATGTCGAGCAGATTGACGATTTGCCCGCGCACTACACGGCAAGCACCGCGCCGCGTCTGAACGCGGAGCAGCGCATCGCGCGGGCGGAAGGCTTCTTTGCCGCGACCCGCGCCGACATCCGTCATGGCGGGAACAGCGCTCATTACGTGCCCTCGCTCGATTACATCCAGATGCCGCCGTTTGAGAGCTTCCGCGATGCGGCTGCTTACTACGCAACGCTTGCGCATGAATGCACGCACTGGACGCGGCATGAAAAGCGTCTTGACCGCGATCTCGGGCGCAAGCGCTTTGGCGATCAGGGTTACGCGATGGAGGAGCTTGTTGCCGAGCTTGGCGCGGCGTTCCTGTGCGCCGATCTCGATCTTGTCCCGCAGATCAGGGACGACCACGCGCCCTACATCGCCGGATGGCTCAAGGTCCTGAAGGACGACAAGCGGGCGATCTTCACCGCCGCGAGCCACGCGCAGCGGGCCGCTGACTTCCTCACCGGATTGCAGCCTGTCGTCGCACAGACAGCAGAGGCCGCGTGA
- a CDS encoding toll/interleukin-1 receptor domain-containing protein translates to MQAVLKSLEAQIREKIGSIRDPETGEFPVVVMRGDSLENLKMHVEGSPELIALVRERMGDGEEEETPDENAMPEGAPRVFLSYTSDDAALAERIATALQANGIDTWWDKWCITTGDSLRQKIDEGLGDCTHFLVLLTPQSVGKPWVNQEMDAGLVRKLGNKCRFLPVRHKLPPKDLPPLLSGMHAPEISADEDITQLINDIHGISRKPRLGPAPHAVAAEAVTQTGCSAAANTIARYFVENTTYGRFADPIIDVEPLAEKTGLTIADTKDALYELSAFFKDTKIHALVKASLFTEFDRHWKPWDPREDALKLAADIMNDPKFPAESKAIAERYGWEPRRLNPAANYLFERGLLVDYKVIGDREFELHRIVGKADQLRRFLKGRQ, encoded by the coding sequence ATGCAGGCTGTCCTTAAGAGTCTCGAAGCGCAGATTAGGGAGAAGATCGGATCGATCCGCGACCCGGAAACCGGGGAGTTCCCGGTCGTTGTCATGCGAGGCGATAGCCTCGAAAACCTCAAAATGCATGTCGAGGGATCACCGGAATTGATCGCGCTCGTTCGCGAGCGAATGGGCGATGGCGAGGAAGAAGAAACACCAGACGAGAATGCAATGCCCGAAGGCGCGCCGCGCGTTTTCCTGTCCTACACGTCTGACGACGCCGCCCTCGCCGAGCGCATTGCCACGGCATTGCAGGCAAACGGCATCGACACGTGGTGGGACAAATGGTGCATCACGACTGGTGACAGCCTGCGCCAGAAAATCGACGAGGGGCTGGGCGATTGCACCCATTTCCTCGTCTTGCTCACCCCGCAATCCGTCGGCAAGCCCTGGGTCAATCAGGAAATGGATGCGGGCCTTGTGCGCAAGCTGGGCAACAAATGCCGCTTCCTGCCGGTGCGCCACAAGCTGCCGCCGAAGGACTTGCCGCCCCTGCTTTCAGGCATGCATGCGCCGGAGATCAGTGCCGATGAAGACATCACACAGCTGATCAATGACATTCACGGGATCAGCCGCAAGCCGAGACTGGGTCCGGCTCCTCATGCAGTGGCGGCGGAAGCGGTCACGCAAACCGGCTGCTCTGCGGCGGCAAATACGATCGCCCGCTACTTCGTAGAAAACACCACGTATGGCCGCTTCGCCGATCCGATCATCGATGTAGAACCGCTGGCGGAGAAAACCGGGCTGACAATTGCCGATACGAAAGATGCGCTTTACGAGCTATCCGCCTTCTTCAAGGACACGAAGATACATGCCCTCGTGAAGGCGTCGCTGTTCACGGAATTCGACCGGCACTGGAAGCCGTGGGACCCGCGTGAAGATGCCCTGAAACTGGCCGCCGATATCATGAATGATCCGAAGTTCCCGGCAGAGAGCAAAGCGATTGCGGAGCGCTACGGCTGGGAGCCGCGCAGGCTCAATCCGGCGGCGAACTATCTGTTTGAGCGCGGCCTGCTCGTTGACTACAAGGTCATCGGCGATCGCGAATTTGAGCTGCACCGCATCGTCGGCAAGGCGGATCAATTGCGCCGCTTCCTTAAAGGCAGGCAATAA
- a CDS encoding HNH endonuclease, translating to MDNPLLCIFCDNALGPDTKPEHILPNALGGRKTTRRVICSDCNNRFGSTIDDALAKQVEIIRNLLQLESGTGKPPPMLRNVQAGTEKVTFRNDGQPELVTPPFTVTERPDGTAEVAITVKTPEELRRFLPHIAARLRMSEDELVKQMEGGTGVVVERRPGEVHHHISFGKEDAIRSVAKSCLVLLATLVGNDAVKSDAFKEARTFVLTGSKEFNEKRVTIDSRPVPGVDDLIRVYGMFFNLIYVRSDSAGRVIGHFTLYNAISWQIVLAEAGGPAECKSGLVSNPLDPTSWSDAIADTVNIPFAWLDAADKGYELERARQRLISMAQYHHDESQQAEIARIVNDVCAKYGIKSDNDPIDPAHQEAIFNEITARLAAHAMHQPYEQRLTADQMKKLLKGESSE from the coding sequence ATGGATAACCCTCTCTTGTGCATTTTCTGCGACAACGCGCTGGGACCCGACACCAAACCCGAGCACATTCTGCCCAATGCCCTTGGCGGTCGTAAGACGACGCGGCGCGTCATCTGCTCGGATTGCAACAATCGGTTCGGGAGCACGATCGACGATGCACTCGCCAAACAAGTCGAGATCATCCGCAATCTTCTCCAGCTAGAATCGGGCACCGGCAAGCCGCCCCCGATGCTACGCAACGTTCAGGCGGGAACCGAAAAGGTCACGTTCCGAAACGACGGCCAGCCTGAACTGGTCACCCCGCCGTTTACCGTGACTGAGCGGCCCGACGGCACCGCCGAGGTGGCGATAACCGTAAAGACTCCCGAGGAGCTTCGACGGTTTCTGCCTCATATTGCGGCCCGGCTCAGAATGTCCGAGGACGAACTCGTCAAGCAAATGGAAGGAGGAACGGGAGTTGTCGTTGAACGGCGGCCCGGTGAGGTTCATCACCACATTTCGTTTGGCAAAGAGGATGCCATCCGCTCCGTCGCGAAGTCGTGTCTCGTTCTTCTCGCAACACTCGTGGGCAATGACGCCGTCAAGTCTGATGCGTTCAAGGAAGCGCGCACCTTTGTGCTGACAGGGAGCAAGGAGTTCAACGAAAAGCGTGTGACGATTGATTCCCGGCCTGTCCCCGGGGTCGATGACTTGATCCGGGTCTACGGGATGTTTTTCAATCTCATCTATGTCCGGTCCGATTCAGCAGGCCGTGTGATCGGCCATTTCACGCTTTATAATGCGATAAGCTGGCAGATCGTTCTCGCCGAAGCGGGTGGGCCGGCGGAGTGCAAGAGCGGACTGGTTTCGAATCCGCTTGACCCGACATCGTGGAGCGATGCCATCGCCGATACGGTCAACATACCGTTCGCGTGGCTTGATGCGGCAGACAAGGGTTATGAGCTGGAACGCGCGCGTCAGCGGCTCATTTCAATGGCGCAGTACCATCATGATGAGTCGCAGCAGGCGGAGATCGCCCGGATAGTCAATGACGTGTGCGCGAAGTACGGAATCAAGAGCGACAACGATCCAATAGACCCCGCGCACCAGGAAGCCATTTTCAACGAGATAACCGCACGCCTTGCGGCGCATGCCATGCACCAGCCATACGAGCAGAGACTCACAGCCGACCAGATGAAGAAGTTACTCAAGGGCGAATCGAGCGAGTAG
- a CDS encoding DUF4365 domain-containing protein: protein MGNTYAQERAGIAAVQGYAADRKQIWRETGTGDVGIDGQLEFVNEQALATGRTVAVQVKAGPSYFQHETAAGWKFYPEAKHRNYWEAFPLPVLLVLHNTETSLSYWTDARQALRTPTREERAYIEIPGTNVLQKSDPMTLFENAGVQDQPFIPDLHDVLKRLLATESREGTFPLSHFDLFVHGLTNICRSIYYGMDAVCNAVEYNLSVRKSEFGMGMGEPEHNFVFGFVKLLVAQNLAQIDYADCLIDWIDRQMQPHFVAPLTSRGRALVALIHEEERAIGRCRCSAR from the coding sequence GTGGGAAACACATACGCTCAGGAGCGAGCGGGCATCGCTGCGGTTCAGGGCTACGCCGCCGACAGGAAACAGATATGGCGGGAGACGGGGACCGGCGATGTCGGCATCGACGGGCAACTGGAATTCGTGAACGAGCAAGCGTTGGCAACAGGGCGCACGGTTGCCGTTCAGGTGAAGGCCGGGCCGTCCTACTTCCAGCATGAGACTGCCGCCGGCTGGAAATTTTACCCGGAAGCCAAACACCGGAATTACTGGGAAGCCTTCCCGTTACCGGTGCTGCTCGTGCTTCACAACACCGAGACAAGCCTGAGCTACTGGACGGATGCGCGGCAGGCGTTGCGGACGCCCACGAGAGAGGAGCGCGCCTATATCGAGATTCCAGGCACAAATGTCTTGCAAAAATCGGACCCGATGACGCTGTTCGAGAATGCCGGCGTTCAGGACCAGCCGTTCATCCCGGACCTTCACGACGTTCTGAAGCGGCTTCTTGCGACGGAGTCCCGGGAAGGGACGTTTCCTCTCTCCCATTTCGATCTGTTCGTACATGGCCTGACAAATATTTGCCGAAGCATCTATTACGGCATGGACGCCGTCTGCAACGCCGTCGAATACAACCTGAGTGTCCGAAAGTCGGAGTTCGGCATGGGCATGGGCGAGCCGGAGCACAATTTTGTATTCGGCTTCGTCAAACTCCTGGTCGCGCAGAACCTCGCGCAGATCGATTACGCCGATTGTCTGATCGACTGGATCGACCGGCAAATGCAGCCTCATTTCGTTGCGCCGCTGACATCGCGCGGGCGTGCCCTGGTGGCCCTGATTCACGAGGAGGAACGGGCGATTGGTCGCTGCCGGTGCTCTGCCCGATGA
- a CDS encoding nucleotidyl transferase AbiEii/AbiGii toxin family protein produces the protein MQDIQVEQDLVICRALVEIFSHPVLSQALAFRGGTALYKLYLKPAARYSEDIDLVQMRAEPAGPVMTALREVLDPWLGAPRWKQTEGRVTFVYRFMSEDNPPIGMRLKVEINSREHFAVHGFTRIPFSVASRWFEGACEIPTYELDELLATKLRALYQRRKGRDLFDLETALKVDGVDAGRIVEAFGAYMDHGGHQVTRAQFERNMAQKMGDPQFTADIGPLLAGDHEWDIEAAAAAVGGNLIARLPGPPSDDRS, from the coding sequence GTGCAGGACATCCAGGTCGAACAGGACCTCGTGATCTGCCGGGCACTGGTCGAGATATTCTCGCACCCGGTACTTTCCCAGGCGCTGGCCTTCCGGGGCGGGACAGCTCTTTACAAGCTCTACCTCAAGCCTGCCGCGCGATATTCGGAGGACATCGACCTTGTTCAGATGCGGGCCGAACCCGCCGGTCCCGTCATGACCGCGTTGCGCGAAGTGCTCGATCCGTGGCTCGGCGCTCCCCGCTGGAAGCAGACGGAGGGGCGCGTAACGTTCGTCTACCGGTTCATGTCGGAGGACAACCCGCCCATCGGCATGAGGCTGAAAGTCGAAATCAATTCGCGGGAGCACTTTGCCGTGCACGGCTTTACGCGCATCCCGTTCAGTGTTGCTTCGCGCTGGTTCGAGGGAGCTTGCGAGATCCCGACCTATGAACTCGATGAGCTCCTCGCCACCAAGCTCCGCGCCCTCTACCAACGCAGGAAGGGCCGCGACCTCTTCGATCTTGAGACCGCGCTCAAAGTGGACGGCGTAGACGCGGGTCGCATCGTTGAAGCCTTCGGCGCCTACATGGATCACGGCGGGCACCAAGTCACGCGCGCGCAGTTCGAGCGCAACATGGCTCAGAAGATGGGCGATCCCCAGTTCACCGCCGATATCGGCCCGTTGCTGGCGGGTGATCATGAGTGGGACATCGAAGCCGCTGCTGCGGCAGTTGGAGGCAACCTTATCGCCAGGCTGCCGGGGCCGCCATCGGATGACCGCTCATGA
- a CDS encoding type IV toxin-antitoxin system AbiEi family antitoxin, whose protein sequence is MKSEKSLHARDYITALAASGRYLFSSKEAQAALGVSADAAKLALNRLGKRGLIAAPARGFYVIVPPEYQSLRCLPAEQFIPDLMKRLGAAYYTGLLSAAQFHGAAHHRPQEFQVMVAKARRTIVCGAVRVAFFVRKNLSAIPVQSFNTPRGTILVSSPEATAFDLVGYQGQIGGLDQVATVLGELAEKLNPEKLADVAQSAPVPWAQRLGYLLGKVDAADRTEALRSFVSTHARQTAPLLPAAPLDGAARDDVWKLAINADVEAEL, encoded by the coding sequence ATGAAATCAGAGAAGAGCCTTCACGCCCGCGACTACATCACCGCTCTCGCAGCGAGCGGGCGCTATCTTTTTTCCTCGAAAGAAGCGCAGGCGGCGTTGGGGGTTAGCGCCGACGCGGCCAAGCTAGCCCTCAACCGCCTTGGCAAGCGGGGCCTGATCGCGGCCCCGGCCCGCGGCTTCTATGTGATCGTCCCGCCGGAGTACCAGTCTCTGCGGTGCCTGCCGGCGGAACAGTTCATTCCCGACCTCATGAAGCGTCTGGGCGCCGCCTACTACACGGGCCTGCTATCCGCGGCCCAGTTCCACGGCGCCGCCCATCACCGCCCGCAGGAATTTCAGGTGATGGTGGCGAAGGCCCGGCGCACGATCGTCTGCGGCGCCGTGCGGGTCGCTTTTTTTGTACGCAAGAATCTCTCCGCGATTCCCGTGCAGAGCTTTAACACGCCGCGCGGAACGATTCTCGTCTCCTCGCCGGAAGCGACGGCATTCGACCTGGTCGGATATCAGGGGCAGATCGGCGGTCTCGATCAGGTGGCGACCGTTCTCGGTGAGCTCGCCGAGAAGCTGAATCCCGAAAAGCTCGCCGACGTGGCGCAAAGTGCGCCGGTCCCGTGGGCGCAGCGACTCGGATATTTGCTCGGCAAGGTCGATGCCGCCGACCGGACTGAAGCTCTCAGATCGTTCGTCAGCACTCACGCCCGGCAAACGGCGCCGCTGCTTCCTGCAGCGCCGCTCGACGGCGCTGCGCGCGATGATGTCTGGAAGCTCGCTATTAACGCCGACGTGGAGGCCGAGCTGTGA
- a CDS encoding 7-cyano-7-deazaguanine synthase, producing the protein MTATAFQPRIPDKAIDVVEPGRRARKGHLVCQLGRDLSFSTAALEHYAFARWEPVIYDAMLVAAAVEYADRSIRRPSLGWTRKIALRVPVHDPGRWSDPGVFTALHEALRFLTGDIWDLEFIKRRSAAPKPQQEFLQLPVKTEAVIAYSDGMDSRAVAGLMAESLGERLVRVRVGPKAGGRPFKGQREPFAAVPYSVAATGETSGRSRGFKFALISGIAAYLAEADVILVPESGQGAFGPALVTVAHAYPDYRNHPLFTSRMERFLNALFRRPVRFVFPRLWHTKAETLREYAALPGSKWDDTKSCWRNARWSALNGNLVQCGICAACMLRRMSIHTAGLVDGPDAYVCNDLTAATIEEAVHPGFKKVNSAFREYAIAGTLHLDHLADMAQPNNHAALKRHAALTSTALGMTAAEAEGRLIGLLERHAAEWNKFTDDLGARSFIKKWTRASQ; encoded by the coding sequence ATGACGGCTACGGCGTTCCAGCCCAGAATTCCCGACAAGGCGATCGACGTTGTCGAACCGGGCCGCCGCGCGCGCAAGGGTCATCTGGTCTGTCAGCTGGGCCGCGATCTGAGCTTCTCGACGGCAGCCCTTGAGCACTACGCGTTCGCTCGGTGGGAGCCTGTGATCTATGACGCCATGCTCGTGGCGGCGGCGGTGGAGTACGCTGATCGGTCGATCAGGCGTCCTTCGCTCGGCTGGACGCGGAAGATCGCTCTCCGCGTGCCAGTCCATGATCCCGGCCGCTGGTCCGATCCGGGTGTCTTTACTGCCCTTCATGAAGCCCTTCGCTTCCTGACGGGCGACATCTGGGACCTCGAGTTCATCAAGCGCCGAAGCGCCGCCCCCAAACCGCAACAGGAATTCTTGCAGCTTCCCGTCAAGACGGAAGCCGTGATCGCCTACAGCGACGGCATGGATTCGCGTGCCGTCGCCGGCCTGATGGCTGAGTCGCTTGGTGAGCGCCTCGTGCGCGTCCGCGTCGGACCGAAAGCGGGCGGCAGGCCGTTCAAAGGGCAACGGGAGCCCTTCGCCGCGGTGCCTTACTCGGTAGCCGCGACCGGCGAGACGAGCGGCCGCAGCCGGGGATTCAAGTTCGCGCTGATCAGCGGGATCGCCGCTTATCTTGCCGAAGCCGATGTCATCCTCGTTCCGGAAAGCGGACAGGGCGCATTCGGCCCGGCCCTCGTAACCGTTGCGCACGCCTATCCCGACTATCGCAATCACCCGCTGTTCACGAGTCGCATGGAGCGGTTTCTGAATGCCCTGTTCCGGCGGCCTGTGCGATTCGTGTTTCCGCGCCTGTGGCACACGAAAGCAGAAACGCTGCGGGAGTATGCGGCTCTTCCAGGTAGCAAATGGGACGATACGAAGTCGTGCTGGCGCAACGCCCGCTGGAGTGCCTTGAACGGGAACCTTGTCCAATGCGGCATCTGCGCTGCATGCATGCTGCGCCGCATGAGCATTCATACGGCGGGACTGGTTGACGGCCCCGATGCGTATGTGTGCAACGACCTGACTGCCGCAACCATTGAAGAGGCCGTCCATCCGGGATTCAAGAAGGTGAATTCGGCCTTTCGTGAATACGCCATCGCGGGGACGCTCCACCTCGACCATCTCGCCGACATGGCACAGCCGAACAATCATGCGGCGCTCAAGCGGCATGCAGCGCTGACAAGTACGGCGCTTGGCATGACCGCGGCAGAAGCCGAAGGGCGGCTGATCGGCCTGCTCGAACGGCACGCCGCCGAGTGGAACAAGTTCACCGATGATCTGGGAGCGCGCTCCTTCATCAAGAAATGGACGCGGGCAAGTCAATGA
- a CDS encoding XRE family transcriptional regulator translates to MNGNSERLGDAEIGERLRIAREAAKLTQAEAAAAIGAARTTIVAIEQGKRRIQIDELQKLATSYRTSANAILRKEAVHLDMVPRFRKLSESSDHAVEQASRLLNDLVRAEVELENALGVARTRNYPPERPILPGDIRIQAEQDAQELRDWVGLGPGPVTDIVSILDLQLGIRVYVRRLDGKVAGLFAYDDAAGACILLNANHPHERLTQSGVHELAHFISTRRQPEVLTDDEPFVSREERYANIFQRCFLTPSRAVRQRFAEITAGQSHLTRRHIIFLAHAFGVSREAMVRRLEELKLAKDGTWDWFQSHGGITDEQAREVLGELPARPSSSVLARGLVPPRLALLAREAWKKQFYSEGQLARLLQLDRHEVREVLDGADIEESEADELFKLSH, encoded by the coding sequence ATGAATGGAAATAGCGAACGGCTAGGTGATGCGGAGATCGGGGAACGGCTTCGTATTGCGCGGGAGGCAGCCAAGCTCACCCAGGCGGAAGCGGCAGCCGCGATCGGAGCCGCGCGCACGACCATCGTGGCGATAGAGCAGGGAAAACGACGCATCCAGATCGATGAATTGCAGAAGCTTGCGACGTCCTATCGCACGTCGGCCAACGCAATCCTGCGCAAGGAAGCCGTTCACCTCGACATGGTTCCGCGTTTTCGGAAGCTCTCGGAAAGCAGCGACCACGCCGTCGAGCAGGCGTCACGACTTCTGAACGATCTCGTTCGCGCCGAAGTGGAGCTGGAGAACGCGCTGGGTGTCGCCCGGACCCGCAACTACCCGCCGGAGCGCCCCATTCTGCCCGGCGACATCCGCATACAGGCGGAACAGGATGCGCAGGAACTGCGAGACTGGGTTGGACTTGGGCCGGGGCCGGTTACCGACATTGTCTCGATACTCGATTTGCAGCTGGGCATTCGCGTGTATGTGCGGCGGCTCGATGGCAAGGTTGCGGGCTTGTTCGCGTACGATGACGCCGCTGGCGCTTGCATTTTGCTGAATGCCAATCACCCGCATGAGCGTCTCACGCAGTCGGGCGTGCATGAACTCGCGCATTTCATATCCACCCGGCGGCAGCCCGAGGTTCTCACCGACGACGAGCCTTTCGTCTCGCGGGAAGAACGGTACGCGAATATCTTTCAGCGTTGTTTCCTGACGCCCAGCCGCGCCGTCCGCCAGCGTTTCGCGGAGATAACCGCGGGACAGTCGCACCTGACGCGGCGCCACATCATCTTTCTGGCTCACGCCTTCGGCGTCTCTCGCGAAGCCATGGTGCGGAGGCTCGAAGAGCTAAAGCTTGCGAAAGACGGCACGTGGGACTGGTTTCAGTCGCATGGCGGCATAACCGACGAACAGGCGCGGGAGGTGCTCGGTGAGCTGCCTGCGCGGCCCTCATCATCCGTCCTTGCGCGGGGACTCGTCCCGCCGCGTCTTGCCCTGCTCGCCCGCGAGGCATGGAAAAAGCAATTCTACAGCGAGGGACAACTTGCGCGTCTTCTCCAACTCGACAGGCACGAGGTGAGAGAGGTCTTGGACGGTGCGGACATAGAGGAAAGCGAGGCTGATGAGCTCTTCAAGCTTTCCCATTGA